From one Paenibacillus sp. FSL K6-1330 genomic stretch:
- a CDS encoding YheC/YheD family protein has translation MRKSKIKSNTKSKISVQLIRSAQLSDNDIKLGDRLIRQLRIPTDSKVQLAFGSFRQEVSVTSGGKSNSLALSPSVFSHSGLLPRTVMNVKYYPTERTLKLGPLIGIMVSRYQPDEPDKPFGSISAFCLEMVNAARKQGAYVYFFTPDMIGSNPATLEAIAYDAGWRKLSVPAPDVINNRLSTRKLENSPSVQHFMREVKSQFGTHIFNEKFLDKSDVFEALGPDAKLQKYLPESYLLSGYPTLKKMCSTYRTVFLKPVRGSLGKGIIRISRQENGHYQTMTTSLEGSKKNTYSSLPKLFSSLSGKIKKTRYQIQQGLDLIRINKRNVDFRALVHKNKNGKWAVTSVVARIAGGNHFVSNLARGGTLSSVKDALAMSSIPLNSKQTAPARMNQAALDIAHGLEAAIPYHFGELGIDLAIDTTGRIWLLEVNSKPSKGENAPLNADSKVRPSAVRLVQYCQYLTGF, from the coding sequence ATGCGCAAATCCAAGATTAAATCCAACACCAAATCCAAGATATCGGTTCAATTAATCCGCTCAGCCCAGCTTTCGGATAACGATATCAAGCTTGGTGACCGTCTCATAAGACAGCTCCGTATCCCGACAGATTCAAAGGTACAGCTTGCCTTTGGCTCCTTCAGGCAGGAAGTCAGCGTTACCTCAGGAGGAAAATCGAACTCGCTGGCCCTAAGCCCTTCCGTATTCAGCCATTCGGGACTTCTTCCTCGTACCGTCATGAATGTCAAATATTATCCAACGGAAAGAACACTGAAGCTCGGTCCGCTTATCGGGATCATGGTCAGTCGCTATCAACCGGATGAACCTGATAAACCTTTCGGATCGATCTCAGCTTTCTGCTTGGAAATGGTCAACGCAGCCAGGAAACAAGGCGCATATGTATATTTTTTCACACCTGACATGATCGGTTCGAACCCGGCAACACTTGAAGCCATTGCTTATGACGCAGGATGGAGAAAGCTCAGCGTTCCAGCTCCGGACGTCATTAATAACCGGCTGTCTACCCGCAAACTGGAGAATAGTCCTAGCGTACAGCATTTTATGAGAGAAGTAAAATCACAATTCGGCACCCATATCTTTAACGAGAAATTTCTCGATAAATCCGATGTCTTCGAGGCACTCGGACCTGATGCGAAACTGCAGAAATACTTGCCGGAATCCTACTTGCTTAGCGGTTATCCGACGCTCAAAAAAATGTGTTCTACTTATCGGACGGTCTTCCTGAAACCGGTCCGGGGTAGTCTGGGAAAAGGTATCATCCGGATATCCCGCCAAGAGAACGGCCATTATCAAACGATGACCACCTCTCTTGAAGGAAGCAAGAAGAATACCTACTCCTCGCTTCCAAAGCTGTTCAGCAGCTTATCCGGAAAAATAAAAAAAACGCGTTATCAAATTCAGCAAGGATTGGATTTAATCCGCATCAATAAGCGAAACGTTGATTTTCGCGCGCTTGTTCATAAAAACAAAAACGGCAAATGGGCAGTGACCTCGGTCGTGGCCCGCATTGCCGGCGGAAACCACTTTGTTTCCAATCTCGCCAGAGGTGGTACACTGTCTTCCGTCAAGGATGCGCTTGCCATGAGCAGTATCCCGTTAAACTCCAAGCAAACGGCCCCCGCTCGCATGAATCAAGCGGCGCTCGATATTGCTCATGGTCTGGAAGCTGCCATCCCCTATCATTTCGGAGAGCTGGGCATTGACTTGGCAATTGATACGACAGGACGCATTTGGCTCCTGGAGGTCAACTCCAAGCCGTCCAAAGGCGAAAACGCACCGCTGAATGCCGACTCCAAAGTAAGGCCGTCAGCCGTACGACTCGTTCAGTACTGTCAATACTTGACGGGTTTCTAA
- a CDS encoding YheC/YheD family protein: protein MASNKIGTLGVMVCRKPGFPPFNEKEFLRELSSKAKELGMQVFVFCPDDASPASGAVSTIDRIQGYQFNPGDGWTIGTFPPPDVIYDRCLHRNGEETAAASQCLDQLLQQGVKLWSRGLPGKQKVHEVLKRSSALRPYLPATLNYTGAETLNRALLAFGSRLFMKPSGGSQGRHTLYLALTDHQRVRLQGRDRSNRMFQQTIPAQEMNEWVRRFTGRRRFIIQPYLELCNRNGDPFDIRSLVQKNDRGIWSITGIAARQGVSQGLTSNLHGGGTAFPALPYLTTDFGEEQAMKIIQNIRNLSARLPSLLEEGFGRLGELGIDFGVDTKGRIWILEVNSKPGRRAFTLTGDGHAARLSVEHPIQYARYLLLRQLRRVNT from the coding sequence ATGGCCTCAAACAAGATAGGCACCCTGGGTGTCATGGTATGCCGCAAACCGGGCTTCCCTCCCTTTAATGAGAAGGAATTTCTCCGTGAACTAAGCTCGAAGGCTAAGGAACTCGGCATGCAGGTATTTGTTTTTTGTCCGGATGATGCCTCTCCTGCTTCTGGTGCAGTAAGCACCATAGACAGGATACAAGGATATCAATTCAATCCGGGAGATGGCTGGACCATCGGCACCTTTCCTCCTCCTGACGTCATCTATGACCGATGCCTGCACCGAAACGGTGAGGAAACGGCTGCTGCCAGCCAATGTCTGGACCAACTGCTGCAGCAGGGTGTAAAGCTGTGGTCACGAGGTCTGCCCGGCAAGCAGAAAGTGCATGAAGTATTAAAGCGCTCCTCCGCCTTACGACCTTATCTGCCGGCAACTTTAAACTATACGGGTGCCGAGACACTGAATAGGGCTTTGCTGGCTTTTGGCAGCAGACTTTTCATGAAACCTAGCGGAGGCTCCCAAGGCCGTCATACTTTGTACCTCGCTCTGACAGATCACCAGCGTGTCAGACTGCAAGGAAGGGATCGGAGCAATCGCATGTTCCAGCAGACCATTCCCGCACAAGAGATGAACGAATGGGTGAGGCGTTTTACCGGCCGACGCCGATTTATCATTCAACCCTACCTGGAGCTTTGCAACCGTAACGGAGACCCGTTTGATATTCGGTCATTGGTTCAAAAGAATGACCGCGGCATATGGTCCATCACAGGAATCGCCGCACGGCAAGGCGTAAGCCAAGGGCTGACCTCGAACCTACACGGGGGAGGTACGGCATTTCCAGCCCTCCCCTATCTAACGACTGATTTCGGAGAAGAACAGGCCATGAAGATCATTCAGAACATCCGGAATCTGTCCGCTCGGCTTCCATCTTTGCTCGAAGAAGGATTCGGCCGACTCGGCGAGCTGGGAATCGATTTTGGCGTGGATACAAAGGGACGGATCTGGATTCTGGAGGTCAACTCCAAACCGGGCCGCCGCGCATTTACACTAACGGGGGATGGTCACGCAGCCCGGCTGTCCGTCGAACATCCGATTCAATACGCCCGTTATTTATTGCTTCGACAACTTAGGAGGGTAAATACATGA
- a CDS encoding YheC/YheD family protein, whose translation MSLNFGNIHFSQQPEKVVFLSGSLLKSLGLSSRKSIKLRIGTNTVSAAVKPIERSGKHIYLSNGVRNGINVPRQGPVYIHSPGEGEIVLGPVVGVLSDGPHNPSSPFGARTSYIRQLLREGNKKMFVYAFAPRDINWQRGTVHAYMLGSGGGFVRKTVPLPDVVYNRLPSRKTDFSPFTNQLRDRFLKRNIKFFNWAFFNKSDVYSQLDGDVQAGKYLPETYNNPSPERIKDMMERHNFVYYKPSAGSLGLGIYRLTYLPKKGYFARYHGNGGNTLLKFPNFNSLMRMLQAKHGSKLRNYVIQQGIRLIEIDSCPIDFRFHMHKNSKNRWSVVGIGAKKAGRGSVTTHIKNGGSLMTPEHALSRAFGSKAKEVLERAKDAAIAMSEAIENHHPHLLGEIGFDIGIDDNERIWMFEANSKPGRSIFNHPSLKGEGKASVEHIFEHSMYLSGFHRGNDS comes from the coding sequence ATGAGTTTGAATTTCGGAAATATTCATTTCTCGCAGCAGCCCGAAAAAGTCGTCTTTTTATCCGGTTCGCTTCTAAAGAGCCTGGGGCTATCAAGCAGGAAATCGATTAAGCTTCGCATCGGTACCAATACGGTGTCCGCTGCTGTGAAACCGATTGAGCGATCGGGGAAACACATCTATTTAAGCAACGGTGTCCGAAATGGCATCAACGTCCCCAGACAGGGCCCTGTCTATATCCATTCCCCTGGTGAGGGCGAAATCGTGCTGGGGCCTGTGGTTGGGGTTCTGTCCGACGGACCACATAATCCATCCAGCCCTTTTGGAGCCCGAACCTCGTATATTCGGCAGCTTCTTCGTGAGGGCAACAAAAAAATGTTCGTATATGCCTTTGCCCCCCGGGATATCAACTGGCAGCGCGGAACCGTTCATGCCTATATGCTCGGTTCCGGCGGCGGTTTTGTCCGCAAAACTGTTCCGCTCCCTGATGTCGTCTATAATCGCCTTCCTAGCCGGAAAACCGACTTCTCCCCTTTTACCAATCAACTGAGAGATCGGTTTCTGAAGCGTAACATCAAATTTTTCAACTGGGCCTTCTTCAATAAATCCGATGTGTACTCCCAACTGGATGGCGATGTGCAGGCAGGCAAATATTTGCCGGAAACGTATAATAATCCTAGTCCTGAGCGGATTAAGGATATGATGGAGCGTCACAACTTTGTGTATTATAAGCCCTCAGCCGGAAGTTTAGGCCTTGGAATTTACCGGTTAACCTATCTTCCAAAAAAAGGATACTTCGCGCGTTATCATGGAAACGGGGGCAACACCCTCCTCAAGTTTCCAAACTTTAATAGTCTGATGCGGATGCTTCAAGCCAAACACGGCTCCAAGCTGCGAAACTATGTTATCCAGCAAGGAATCCGTCTCATTGAAATCGACAGCTGCCCCATCGACTTCAGATTCCACATGCATAAGAACAGCAAAAACCGCTGGTCCGTGGTTGGTATCGGTGCGAAAAAGGCCGGAAGGGGCAGCGTCACGACGCATATCAAGAACGGGGGCTCCTTGATGACGCCGGAGCATGCGCTCAGCCGGGCCTTCGGCTCCAAAGCGAAAGAGGTGCTGGAGCGTGCCAAGGACGCTGCCATCGCGATGTCGGAAGCCATCGAGAATCATCATCCGCATCTGTTAGGAGAAATCGGGTTCGATATCGGAATAGATGACAACGAGAGAATATGGATGTTTGAAGCGAATTCGAAGCCGGGCCGATCGATATTCAACCACCCTTCCCTTAAAGGGGAAGGAAAAGCATCGGTCGAGCATATTTTTGAACACAGTATGTATCTCAGCGGCTTCCACAGGGGGAATGATTCGTGA
- a CDS encoding YheC/YheD family protein, producing the protein MINRVESDGRPVVAILTMHDTHTMFRGNRQNFQEIIKTGKDMGFMVYVVTVRDLKLDTGTVKGYILNNDHSWEQRPCPLPQVIYNRIPYREDEALPWVRRKIKECQDHPHIDIYNPHFFNKWRLFAWLNKSRLTKKWAPLTKRLKGYPTLYEMIKRKPYLYLKPEDGKAGQGIMRVRYQKNKPLPYRIQIQNNKNSTTYKAASLERLWNRVYQETKGSSYLIQQGIELAQVHGRAFDLRILVQKNEYGVWAVTGIGARMAGAKSITTHVPRGGTIEDPEKLLPIVFGQERSDAILSEVKKAAVHMARQIEKSSGQIHGEMSMDLGIDNEGVLWFFEANSRPMKFDEPAIRKKSLERIFQYSEYLINKR; encoded by the coding sequence GTGATCAACCGAGTGGAGAGTGATGGAAGACCGGTTGTAGCCATCCTGACCATGCACGATACGCATACGATGTTCAGGGGCAACCGGCAAAACTTTCAGGAAATCATCAAGACGGGAAAAGATATGGGCTTTATGGTCTACGTAGTGACTGTACGTGATCTGAAGCTTGATACGGGTACTGTCAAGGGCTACATCCTGAACAACGACCATTCCTGGGAGCAGAGGCCATGCCCTCTGCCCCAGGTTATATATAACCGGATCCCCTACCGAGAGGATGAAGCTCTTCCCTGGGTTCGCCGCAAAATCAAGGAATGCCAAGATCATCCCCATATCGATATCTATAATCCACACTTTTTCAATAAATGGCGGCTGTTTGCTTGGCTGAACAAATCCCGGTTAACTAAAAAATGGGCTCCTTTGACAAAGCGTTTGAAAGGTTACCCCACTTTATATGAAATGATAAAGCGGAAGCCTTACCTGTATCTTAAACCCGAGGACGGCAAAGCCGGGCAAGGGATCATGAGGGTACGATATCAGAAAAACAAACCGCTCCCCTACCGCATACAGATACAGAACAACAAAAACAGCACCACATACAAAGCAGCCTCCTTGGAGCGGCTTTGGAACCGGGTTTATCAAGAGACTAAAGGAAGCTCATACCTGATCCAGCAGGGAATCGAGCTGGCCCAGGTCCACGGTCGCGCCTTCGACCTCCGTATACTTGTGCAGAAGAACGAATACGGTGTCTGGGCAGTTACAGGAATTGGAGCTAGAATGGCAGGCGCCAAGAGCATAACCACGCATGTTCCTCGCGGAGGAACGATTGAGGATCCAGAGAAGCTGCTTCCGATTGTATTCGGTCAGGAACGGTCCGACGCCATCCTTAGCGAAGTTAAAAAAGCAGCCGTGCATATGGCACGGCAGATTGAGAAGAGCTCTGGTCAAATCCATGGCGAAATGTCCATGGACCTCGGAATTGATAACGAGGGCGTCCTTTGGTTCTTCGAAGCCAATTCAAGACCCATGAAATTTGACGAACCCGCGATCCGGAAAAAATCACTGGAGCGGATTTTTCAATATTCCGAATACCTGATCAATAAAAGGTAG
- a CDS encoding GNAT family N-acetyltransferase: MEISCLSLSSPEEWPHARQQCSDFFRRYGNKRLTREGYQCLASLSYEGLQQPGTSIMAATVRSDIGRIPVGICFAADYGEGACMIAVHPLYRNRHIGSSLIRSQLSKFGRLRCKVAADHSASLQMCFHAGLKAIALEQGPTSKPTLVMSGVLPLHPFQSCSTSSADSIQEGELLCQNPS; the protein is encoded by the coding sequence GTGGAAATCTCATGTCTCTCTCTCTCAAGCCCGGAAGAATGGCCGCATGCCAGACAGCAGTGCAGCGATTTCTTCCGACGGTACGGCAACAAACGTCTAACCCGCGAAGGTTACCAGTGTCTGGCCTCGCTATCCTATGAAGGGCTGCAGCAGCCCGGCACCTCAATTATGGCGGCTACGGTTCGAAGCGATATCGGCCGCATACCTGTGGGGATATGCTTTGCGGCGGATTATGGAGAAGGTGCCTGTATGATTGCTGTACACCCTCTATACCGCAACCGGCATATCGGTTCTTCCCTGATCCGCTCACAATTATCCAAATTTGGACGGCTGCGATGCAAAGTGGCCGCCGATCATTCCGCAAGTTTGCAAATGTGCTTTCATGCAGGGCTTAAGGCCATTGCTCTTGAGCAAGGTCCGACGAGCAAACCTACGCTCGTTATGAGCGGAGTCCTGCCCCTGCACCCATTCCAAAGTTGTTCAACATCTAGTGCTGACTCTATTCAAGAAGGTGAACTTCTGTGTCAAAACCCGTCTTAG
- a CDS encoding YheC/YheD family protein — MSKPVLGIMTLYLDERKTLEERHIYEHMIREGKAMGLDVYVFTPADVNSTQGLINAMEYDPDHRKWSRRWRSFPNMIFDRCRIQKSPRFQQLLRFRSRYRHLLFLNRPLRNKWTIHQVLSTKKRFRPHLPDTRIVTRTGDIHRMLNVHPTVYFKPINGTGGRGILRITKVPGVAGTYEIRGRNSNRSIIRPKRMPSGHLAQYLSGWGNKDRYLVQEGIQLELTDGRVHDYRMLVQKDGSGQWQVTGCVGRVGAPKSVTSNLHGGGIATMMEELLSRWITDPVKRASIREEADSLGVDVAQFLDGQYGGLCELALDLAVDKTGRVLLLEVNPKPSREVFSQIGDMAAYRESMVKPLEYAMWVYSQKKSAKNA; from the coding sequence GTGTCAAAACCCGTCTTAGGTATTATGACGTTATACTTGGATGAACGAAAAACGCTGGAGGAGCGGCATATCTACGAGCATATGATCAGAGAAGGAAAAGCGATGGGGCTCGACGTTTACGTCTTCACTCCTGCCGACGTCAACAGTACCCAAGGCCTGATCAACGCCATGGAATACGATCCAGATCATCGGAAATGGAGCCGGCGATGGCGCTCGTTTCCCAATATGATCTTTGATCGCTGCCGCATTCAAAAGAGCCCCCGCTTTCAACAGCTGCTGCGATTTCGTTCCCGCTATCGGCATTTATTGTTTCTGAACAGACCTTTACGCAACAAATGGACGATTCATCAAGTATTGTCCACCAAGAAACGCTTCCGGCCCCATCTGCCGGATACTCGGATCGTAACAAGAACAGGTGACATCCACCGGATGCTAAATGTTCATCCTACCGTCTATTTTAAACCGATCAACGGAACGGGCGGACGCGGAATTCTGCGGATTACGAAGGTCCCGGGGGTTGCGGGCACGTATGAAATCCGGGGGCGCAATTCCAACCGGAGCATCATTCGACCAAAACGAATGCCTTCAGGCCATTTGGCGCAATATCTGTCGGGCTGGGGCAATAAAGATCGATATCTGGTTCAAGAGGGGATACAGCTGGAGCTGACCGACGGAAGAGTGCATGACTACCGCATGCTCGTACAGAAAGATGGATCCGGTCAATGGCAGGTGACCGGTTGCGTGGGACGCGTCGGGGCGCCGAAGAGCGTTACCTCCAACCTGCATGGCGGCGGAATCGCGACCATGATGGAAGAATTATTAAGTAGATGGATCACAGATCCGGTAAAGCGCGCCAGCATCCGCGAGGAAGCCGATTCCCTCGGCGTGGATGTAGCCCAATTTCTTGACGGACAGTATGGAGGCTTGTGCGAGCTTGCCCTGGATCTGGCCGTGGACAAAACCGGAAGAGTTCTTCTCCTCGAGGTGAATCCTAAGCCATCAAGGGAAGTCTTCTCCCAAATCGGCGATATGGCTGCCTACCGTGAATCCATGGTGAAACCTTTAGAATATGCAATGTGGGTATACAGTCAAAAAAAATCCGCGAAAAATGCTTAA
- a CDS encoding HAD family hydrolase: MENTATLIKPEAMIFDMDGTLFQTETLLLPAYHKLFDILREEGHYEGETPDEELMLGCLGMLLEDIWKIVMPNGTLAAHRRADELLLQLELEGLNNEAAVLYPEVKETLEELHRRGVRLFVASNGLEHYVKGIAEARGIMSLFEGVYSAGEHGTASKVDLVRLLLDEHDIRDAWMVGDRSSDVEAGKENGQTVIGCHYAGFGGEQELKGSDVVIHSFSHLLKLHDQAE; encoded by the coding sequence TTGGAAAATACTGCAACGTTGATCAAGCCGGAAGCGATGATATTTGACATGGATGGAACGCTGTTTCAGACGGAGACCCTGCTGCTGCCCGCCTATCACAAATTGTTCGACATTTTACGTGAAGAGGGGCATTATGAAGGAGAAACCCCGGATGAGGAGCTCATGCTTGGATGTCTGGGCATGCTGCTCGAAGACATTTGGAAGATTGTCATGCCGAATGGAACGCTGGCAGCCCATCGCCGTGCAGACGAGCTGCTGCTGCAGCTGGAACTCGAAGGCTTAAACAATGAAGCAGCCGTATTGTATCCAGAAGTGAAGGAGACGCTGGAGGAGCTTCATCGGCGCGGCGTCCGATTGTTTGTTGCCAGCAACGGCCTGGAGCATTACGTGAAAGGCATAGCCGAAGCGAGAGGGATCATGTCGCTCTTTGAAGGCGTCTACAGTGCCGGAGAGCATGGAACGGCTTCCAAGGTGGATTTGGTAAGACTGCTGCTGGATGAACACGATATCCGGGACGCCTGGATGGTAGGGGACCGGTCATCGGATGTGGAGGCAGGCAAAGAGAACGGACAAACCGTCATTGGCTGCCACTATGCAGGCTTTGGCGGGGAGCAGGAGCTGAAGGGATCAGACGTCGTTATTCATTCTTTTTCACACCTGCTGAAGCTTCATGATCAAGCAGAGTAG
- a CDS encoding DUF6220 domain-containing protein: protein MNQQASSVRKTPLAGWISLGLAWIFVVCIAIQTLFAGMALFHDGSMWRSHTLFVHFFEIVPLLMLLSGFVGKLPAKYKWSSLVMLFLVLSQYFTANFPGAGAWHPVIAIGLFWLAVDTARSLLPYYRQGQRGVD from the coding sequence ATGAATCAACAAGCTTCATCTGTCAGAAAAACACCGCTCGCCGGTTGGATTTCACTAGGGCTGGCCTGGATTTTTGTTGTTTGTATTGCCATTCAGACGCTATTTGCTGGCATGGCGCTGTTTCACGATGGATCGATGTGGAGAAGCCATACTCTATTTGTTCATTTTTTTGAAATTGTGCCGCTGCTTATGCTGCTTTCGGGTTTTGTAGGCAAGCTGCCCGCCAAATATAAATGGAGCTCGTTGGTCATGTTATTCTTGGTCCTCAGCCAGTATTTCACGGCCAATTTCCCTGGTGCGGGTGCATGGCATCCGGTCATTGCCATCGGATTGTTCTGGCTCGCGGTGGACACGGCGCGCTCCCTTCTGCCGTACTATCGACAGGGACAAAGAGGGGTAGATTGA